From the genome of Hyalangium ruber, one region includes:
- the ruvC gene encoding crossover junction endodeoxyribonuclease RuvC, giving the protein MRVLGVDPGSRFMGYGVVEERRGRLVHVGHGVIKVDPEAPLHQRLMVLHADLSARLRQYKPDAVAVEGVFTFRNARSALVLGHARGVALLAAAQAQLSVHEYPPAKVKRSVGAGGADGKDAVARMVCALLKLEAIERADASDALAVALCHLNHGRMGALVASGTGGKRRKGAAALLADRLSPSYRRPEAR; this is encoded by the coding sequence TTGCGCGTCCTTGGAGTCGATCCCGGCAGCCGCTTCATGGGCTATGGCGTGGTGGAGGAGCGGCGCGGCCGCCTCGTGCATGTGGGGCACGGGGTCATCAAGGTCGACCCCGAGGCTCCGCTCCACCAGCGCCTGATGGTGCTGCACGCCGACCTGTCGGCCCGGCTGAGGCAGTACAAGCCGGACGCGGTAGCGGTGGAGGGCGTCTTTACCTTCCGCAATGCGCGCAGCGCCCTGGTGCTGGGGCACGCCCGAGGCGTGGCGCTGCTGGCAGCGGCGCAGGCGCAGCTGTCCGTCCACGAGTACCCGCCGGCGAAGGTGAAGCGCTCGGTGGGAGCGGGCGGCGCGGATGGCAAGGATGCCGTCGCGCGCATGGTGTGTGCGCTCTTGAAGCTCGAAGCCATTGAACGGGCGGACGCCAGCGACGCCCTCGCGGTGGCGCTCTGCCACCTCAACCACGGACGGATGGGGGCCCTCGTCGCGAGCGGTACGGGCGGCAAGCGTCGCAAGGGTGCCGCCGCGCTGCTCGCGGATCGGCTCAGCCCGTCCTACCGGCGCCCGGAGGCGCGATGA
- the ruvA gene encoding Holliday junction branch migration protein RuvA, giving the protein MIAALRGTLVEKSLEEAVIDVGGVGYRVAFSTLTLGKLPEEGQPVQVRVRTVVREDAFELFGFLSRAEEEMFLMLTSVSHVGPRLALTVLSGMEVSELAVALGKSEVSRLTKIHGIGKKTAERLVLELKDKVKELHLEAVAKGATATPPAGGPKADLVSALLNLGYKAPQAEKAAELAGERLGPEAAFQALFREALKALRSGA; this is encoded by the coding sequence ATGATCGCCGCACTGCGCGGAACCCTTGTAGAGAAGAGCCTGGAAGAAGCCGTCATCGACGTGGGGGGCGTGGGCTACCGCGTTGCCTTCTCCACGCTGACGCTGGGGAAGCTGCCCGAGGAGGGCCAGCCCGTCCAGGTGCGGGTGCGCACGGTGGTGCGCGAGGACGCCTTCGAGCTGTTCGGCTTCCTGTCGCGCGCCGAGGAGGAGATGTTCCTCATGCTCACCTCCGTGTCCCACGTGGGGCCGAGGCTGGCGCTCACGGTGCTCTCCGGCATGGAGGTCTCGGAGCTGGCCGTGGCGCTGGGCAAGAGCGAGGTGTCGCGGCTCACGAAGATCCACGGCATCGGGAAGAAGACGGCCGAGCGGCTGGTGCTGGAGCTCAAGGACAAGGTGAAGGAACTGCACCTGGAGGCCGTGGCCAAGGGTGCAACGGCGACGCCTCCGGCCGGTGGGCCGAAGGCGGACCTCGTCTCTGCGCTGCTCAACCTGGGCTACAAGGCGCCGCAGGCGGAGAAGGCGGCGGAGCTGGCCGGAGAGCGGCTGGGCCCCGAGGCGGCCTTCCAGGCCCTGTTCCGCGAGGCCCTCAAGGCGCTGCGCTCGGGGGCCTGA
- a CDS encoding CotH kinase family protein has protein sequence MKPMKAVVVMAGGGQKDTQERAVWWIALVGTVLLMALSGCGQEQPGQEEESTQQDTFTFPELQQEVPIYQLYIPPETLAKFEADPYLDEQPARLVINKQSYDVKVRLRGSSSRFFPKKSWRIEFPKDTEFDGRRKHNLVAEFQDRTLMTEKLAYDSMLAMGLPAPRTKYVRLAINDLYQGVYLDIERVDNSFAEAHGFADPDPTIYRCGAKDCEMKLWRTDYQQDWQKETNEKKEVGKKDIEALMRVINHTPEPDLPRVLAENLELERYLRTLAVEVLISNNISEDSQSYLIHDRVTGKWTYVAWDLNNNDARWWPTYGLGMKPVVEHPLFPFSLADGWVEKMYVKRANRPDFLPTFSNLNTRITYNPELRAQLVALIDRGFNELFAPEVLHPRLDAMHALIAPYMVADPYLNLGPEGQYDPDGLAKFHEGLPFLKAYAERRADFVRAQLARFEAPPQTLRLNAVSPSEGWVELHNPTDHALSTDGLVLTADLRRTTASLRQSHTSTVLAARLVPAGGTVRLTREELGFTLPPQGELGLFDGKSVVGALDVLFYGALPAGSFYVRSQGSDSRWERH, from the coding sequence ATGAAACCCATGAAGGCGGTGGTGGTGATGGCGGGCGGGGGGCAGAAGGACACGCAGGAGCGCGCGGTGTGGTGGATCGCGCTGGTGGGCACGGTGCTGCTGATGGCGCTCAGCGGCTGCGGGCAGGAGCAGCCCGGGCAGGAGGAGGAGTCCACGCAGCAGGACACCTTCACCTTCCCCGAGCTGCAGCAGGAGGTGCCCATCTACCAGCTCTACATTCCTCCGGAGACGCTGGCGAAGTTCGAGGCGGATCCGTACCTGGACGAGCAGCCGGCGCGGCTCGTCATCAACAAGCAGTCCTATGACGTGAAGGTCCGCCTGAGAGGCTCCAGCTCACGCTTCTTCCCGAAGAAGAGCTGGCGCATCGAGTTCCCCAAGGACACGGAGTTCGACGGCCGGCGAAAGCACAACCTCGTGGCGGAGTTCCAGGACCGTACGCTCATGACGGAGAAGCTCGCGTACGACTCCATGCTGGCCATGGGTCTGCCCGCGCCGCGCACGAAGTACGTGCGCCTGGCCATCAATGATCTGTACCAGGGCGTCTACCTCGACATCGAGCGCGTGGATAACAGCTTCGCCGAGGCCCACGGCTTCGCGGATCCGGATCCGACCATCTACCGGTGCGGCGCCAAGGACTGCGAGATGAAGCTGTGGCGCACCGACTACCAGCAGGACTGGCAGAAGGAGACCAACGAGAAGAAGGAGGTGGGCAAGAAGGACATCGAGGCGCTGATGCGCGTCATCAACCACACGCCCGAGCCGGACCTGCCGCGCGTGCTGGCCGAGAACCTGGAGCTGGAGCGCTACCTGCGCACGCTGGCGGTGGAGGTGCTCATCTCCAACAACATCAGCGAGGACTCGCAGAGCTACCTCATCCACGACCGCGTCACGGGCAAGTGGACGTACGTGGCGTGGGACCTCAACAACAACGACGCGCGCTGGTGGCCCACCTACGGGCTGGGGATGAAGCCGGTGGTGGAGCACCCGCTGTTCCCCTTCAGCCTCGCGGACGGCTGGGTGGAGAAGATGTACGTGAAGCGCGCGAACCGCCCGGACTTCCTGCCGACCTTCTCCAACCTCAACACCCGCATCACCTACAACCCCGAGCTGCGCGCGCAGTTGGTGGCCCTCATCGACCGGGGCTTCAACGAGCTGTTCGCCCCCGAGGTGCTCCACCCGCGGCTGGACGCGATGCACGCGCTGATCGCCCCGTACATGGTGGCCGACCCGTACCTGAACCTGGGCCCCGAGGGCCAGTATGACCCGGACGGGCTGGCGAAGTTCCACGAGGGGCTGCCCTTCCTCAAGGCCTACGCGGAGCGCCGGGCCGACTTCGTCCGCGCCCAGCTGGCGCGCTTCGAAGCCCCGCCCCAGACGCTGCGGCTGAACGCGGTGAGCCCCTCCGAGGGCTGGGTGGAGCTGCACAACCCGACCGACCACGCGCTCTCCACCGACGGGCTCGTCCTCACGGCGGACCTGCGGCGCACCACCGCCTCGCTGCGCCAGAGCCACACGAGCACGGTGCTCGCCGCGCGCCTGGTCCCCGCCGGTGGCACGGTGCGGCTCACCCGCGAGGAGCTGGGCTTCACCCTCCCGCCGCAGGGCGAGCTGGGGCTGTTCGACGGCAAGTCGGTGGTGGGCGCCCTGGATGTGCTCTTCTACGGCGCCCTGCCCGCAGGCAGCTTCTACGTCCGGAGCCAGGGCAGCGACTCCCGCTGGGAGCGCCACTGA
- a CDS encoding RNA polymerase sigma factor encodes MNGEGVGVQADIDNALCVELGETGSDRWLVDFHAGRRSVLEQCYRELYPTVQRAVGRVLSGADQETVIHEVFYRLISREELRRSFRGGALKAWIATVAYHLALEFVRRQQREKGALEQARELGGDEATTVAEASEECEARILVERFRRECLPEKWQGVFEARFLRQLPQRDAARELGIHRTTLAYQEMRIRSLLRRFLLREGSTPS; translated from the coding sequence GTGAACGGGGAAGGGGTCGGCGTGCAGGCGGATATCGACAATGCGCTCTGCGTCGAACTCGGCGAGACCGGTTCGGACCGTTGGCTCGTGGACTTTCACGCGGGCCGCCGCTCCGTTCTGGAGCAGTGCTACCGGGAGCTCTATCCCACGGTGCAGCGGGCGGTGGGGCGGGTGCTCTCCGGGGCGGACCAGGAGACCGTCATCCATGAGGTCTTCTATCGATTGATCTCCCGCGAGGAGCTTCGGCGGAGCTTCCGGGGTGGCGCCCTCAAGGCGTGGATCGCCACGGTGGCCTACCACCTTGCGCTCGAGTTCGTGCGTCGCCAGCAGCGCGAGAAGGGCGCGCTGGAGCAGGCGCGGGAGCTCGGGGGAGATGAAGCCACCACGGTGGCGGAGGCCTCCGAGGAGTGCGAGGCCCGCATCCTGGTGGAGCGCTTCCGGCGCGAGTGCCTGCCGGAGAAGTGGCAGGGCGTGTTCGAGGCGCGCTTCCTGCGCCAGTTGCCGCAGCGGGACGCCGCGCGGGAGCTGGGTATCCACCGCACGACATTGGCCTACCAGGAGATGCGGATCCGTTCGCTGCTCCGCCGCTTCTTGCTGCGCGAAGGGAGTACACCGTCATGA
- a CDS encoding caspase family protein — MSRGSLALTLALVALPALAEERPRAAFAFIVGVNQSVDPNEPALRYADDDAARYLDLFRLLGARTYLLARLDENTERLHPQAAAEASAPRWAEWQRLVDQLAHDVEQARARDLGTVIYFVYAGHGSVRNGQGYVTLEDRRLTGRDLAEGLIERVKADQAHLIVDACSSYFLAYGRGPGGQRRPLQGFSEVARLSDDGRVGLLLSTSSVRESHEWEAFQAGVFSHEVRSGLYGAADADGDGRVSYKEIAAFVERANAAIPNERFRPEVHARPPKDGQWLVELGNALEHRIEVDGREAMHLRLEDSKGVRLADFHNASGQRLWVARPIGTGPLYVRRVVDGQEYRIDAMPQVVQLAALTPQAPRVGARGAEHEAFSLIFSLPYDRQTVDTYDFRMPVLIEPAESTVPAWRRVAGWSAVGLAGASLGGGVWTTMSARGVRSGGMNGLPQAEVMRRNQRIQSLNRRSTTLYAAGAVAGAVGLGLLLWPGANAEAAPVVGPGTAGLQLGGQF, encoded by the coding sequence ATGAGCAGGGGGAGCCTGGCGCTAACACTGGCGCTGGTGGCACTGCCCGCGCTGGCGGAGGAGCGCCCGCGCGCGGCCTTCGCGTTCATCGTCGGGGTGAACCAGAGCGTGGACCCGAACGAGCCGGCGCTGCGCTACGCGGATGACGATGCGGCGCGCTACTTGGACCTGTTCCGCCTGCTCGGGGCGCGCACGTACCTGCTGGCGCGGTTGGATGAGAACACGGAGCGGCTGCACCCGCAGGCTGCGGCCGAGGCGAGCGCGCCACGGTGGGCCGAGTGGCAGCGGCTGGTGGACCAGCTCGCGCATGACGTGGAGCAGGCGCGGGCGCGCGACCTGGGGACGGTCATCTACTTCGTCTATGCGGGCCACGGCAGCGTGCGCAACGGCCAGGGCTACGTGACGCTCGAGGACCGGCGGCTCACGGGCAGGGATCTGGCCGAAGGACTGATCGAGCGGGTAAAGGCCGACCAGGCGCACCTCATCGTGGATGCGTGCTCCTCGTACTTCCTGGCGTATGGGCGTGGGCCGGGGGGACAGCGTCGCCCGCTGCAGGGCTTCAGCGAGGTGGCGCGCCTGTCGGACGACGGCCGTGTGGGGCTGCTGCTGTCCACCTCTAGTGTGCGCGAGAGCCACGAGTGGGAGGCCTTCCAGGCGGGGGTCTTCAGCCACGAGGTGCGCTCGGGGCTCTACGGGGCGGCGGACGCGGATGGGGACGGGCGGGTGAGCTACAAGGAGATCGCCGCCTTCGTGGAGCGGGCGAACGCGGCCATCCCCAACGAGCGCTTCCGGCCCGAGGTCCACGCGCGCCCACCGAAGGACGGGCAGTGGCTGGTGGAGCTGGGCAATGCGCTCGAGCACCGCATCGAGGTGGACGGGCGCGAGGCCATGCACCTGCGGCTCGAGGACAGCAAGGGTGTGCGCCTGGCCGACTTCCACAACGCCTCCGGGCAGCGGCTCTGGGTGGCGAGGCCCATCGGCACGGGCCCGCTGTACGTGCGGCGCGTGGTGGACGGGCAGGAGTACCGCATCGACGCGATGCCTCAGGTGGTCCAGCTCGCCGCGCTCACGCCGCAGGCGCCGCGCGTGGGGGCCCGTGGCGCGGAGCACGAGGCGTTCAGCCTCATCTTCTCGTTGCCGTATGACCGGCAGACGGTCGACACGTACGACTTCCGGATGCCGGTGCTCATCGAGCCCGCAGAGTCCACGGTCCCCGCATGGCGGCGCGTGGCGGGCTGGAGCGCGGTCGGGCTGGCGGGAGCGAGCCTGGGCGGAGGCGTGTGGACGACGATGTCCGCGCGCGGCGTGCGATCGGGAGGCATGAACGGGCTGCCCCAGGCCGAGGTCATGCGCCGCAACCAGCGCATCCAGTCGCTGAACCGACGGTCCACCACGCTGTACGCGGCGGGAGCCGTGGCGGGTGCGGTGGGGCTCGGCTTGTTGCTGTGGCCCGGGGCGAACGCCGAGGCCGCTCCTGTCGTCGGACCGGGCACCGCGGGACTGCAACTGGGAGGTCAGTTTTGA
- the ileS gene encoding isoleucine--tRNA ligase produces the protein MSQSPTPLFSTVPNEIDFPADERRILAFWKERRIFEQTLQGRDEAPAFVFYEGPPTANGLPHNGHVLTRVIKDLFPRYKTMRGFRVPRKAGWDTHGLPVEVEVEKELRIHGKAEIERYGVEPFTERCIESVFRYTNEWERLTERIGFWVDLPEAYVTYHRSYVESVWWALAELYRKGLLYQGHKIVWWWPQGGTALSSGEVGMGYRTVDDPSAYVAFPLVNAPDTSLVIWTTTPWTLPSNMYAAVNPTVDYVTVDAGDRKFILAAALREELAKKLKKDLPVLETQKGSALVGLRYTPPYDMYFKRVADTELPLKEGGSDSPAWRVIGADFVTLSSGTGIVHIAPAFGEDDYDAFRKERTRFSNPEALELFCAIRSDGTFSEDVPSLTGKFVKDADKDIQRELKERGRMLLIEQYRHEYPFCWRADDDPLIQFARPAWYIRTTSVKDKAIANNRAVNWVPEHIKEGRFGDFLANNVDWALSRERYWGTPLPLWVHQETGEVESISSLQELRGKPGNNLAEVEAELKAFLAKKPGATAVEHLIVHKPWIDKVTFEKPGTPGRFVRVPEVVDVWFDSGCMPFAQWGYPHAPGSREKFAQAFPADFISEAIDQTRGWFYSLLMISTLVFDEETQKREGITPRREWPIPYKSCIVLGHVSDKEGKKESKSKGNYTPPEIILDEVRMDFAVLDDKAAGVLGVAGEALIAREDLEGLDIQEGAKVQVFRPDNPGTALTLTVKAHKKLKRRVLLLAKKDLEALGVAPSARGADVMPVEVPRLATSERVVLKDPASRAPGADAFRWFFYAASPTWSNTRHSLSNVRLLQKDFQVKLRNVYSFFTIYANIDGFSPARGNPDSSEAPWRAIRKSEGWREPKSRTVLDRWILSEVQLALRDVSRSLDSYHVYEAAQRMVALVDALSNWYLRRSRDRFWAPGMEQDKLDAYYTLYEALTTIAAMSAPFIPFFADEMWGNLVRKPWPTSQPESVHLGRFPDAETGLIDEGLSAEMGAVRELVSLGLKVRTDNRLKVRQPLSSADVILARRELQERVAVYKDLINDELNVHEVRFLETGQEADVVRYKVRPNLRAMGSRLGPKLAPVRKAFDAADGRILQRELALKGMVALTVDGERMVFPAEELEVLVEANPGYAAAGASVGVVVLHTELTEALVDEGLVRELLARVQAARKDMALGYTDRIRLWVDGDARVKKVTQEAKDLITRETLTSELHVGPEGLTGKEEEFSLNGLPARLRVERA, from the coding sequence ATGTCCCAGTCTCCTACCCCTCTGTTCTCCACGGTCCCCAACGAGATCGACTTCCCGGCTGACGAGCGCCGCATCCTCGCCTTCTGGAAGGAGCGCCGCATCTTCGAGCAGACGCTCCAGGGGCGGGATGAGGCTCCCGCCTTCGTGTTCTACGAGGGCCCGCCCACCGCCAACGGCCTGCCCCACAACGGGCACGTGCTCACCCGCGTCATCAAGGACCTGTTCCCCCGCTACAAGACGATGCGCGGCTTCCGCGTGCCTCGCAAAGCGGGCTGGGACACCCACGGCCTGCCCGTCGAGGTGGAGGTGGAGAAGGAGCTGCGCATCCACGGCAAGGCCGAGATCGAGCGCTACGGCGTGGAGCCCTTCACCGAGCGCTGCATCGAGTCCGTCTTCCGCTACACCAACGAGTGGGAGCGGCTGACCGAGCGCATCGGCTTCTGGGTGGACCTGCCCGAGGCCTACGTCACCTACCACCGCAGCTACGTGGAGAGCGTGTGGTGGGCGCTGGCCGAGCTGTACCGCAAGGGCCTGCTCTACCAGGGCCACAAGATCGTCTGGTGGTGGCCGCAGGGTGGCACCGCGCTCAGCTCGGGCGAGGTGGGCATGGGCTACCGCACGGTGGACGACCCCAGCGCCTACGTCGCCTTCCCGCTGGTCAACGCGCCGGACACCTCGCTGGTCATCTGGACCACCACGCCCTGGACGCTGCCGTCCAACATGTACGCGGCGGTGAACCCCACGGTGGACTACGTCACGGTGGACGCGGGTGACCGCAAGTTCATCCTCGCCGCCGCGCTGCGCGAGGAGCTGGCCAAGAAGCTCAAGAAGGACCTGCCCGTCCTCGAGACGCAGAAGGGCAGCGCGCTGGTGGGCCTGCGCTACACGCCGCCCTATGACATGTACTTCAAGCGCGTGGCCGACACGGAGCTGCCCCTGAAGGAGGGCGGCAGCGACTCGCCCGCGTGGCGCGTCATCGGCGCGGACTTCGTCACCCTCAGCAGCGGCACGGGCATCGTCCACATCGCCCCGGCCTTCGGCGAGGACGACTACGACGCCTTCCGCAAGGAGCGCACCCGCTTCAGCAATCCCGAGGCGCTGGAGCTGTTCTGCGCCATCCGCTCGGACGGCACCTTCTCCGAGGACGTGCCCTCGCTCACGGGCAAGTTCGTCAAGGACGCGGACAAGGACATCCAGCGCGAGCTCAAGGAGCGCGGGCGCATGCTGCTCATCGAGCAGTACCGCCACGAGTACCCGTTCTGCTGGCGCGCCGATGACGACCCGCTCATCCAGTTCGCCCGCCCGGCCTGGTACATCCGCACCACGTCCGTGAAGGACAAGGCGATCGCCAACAACCGCGCGGTCAACTGGGTGCCCGAGCACATCAAGGAGGGCCGCTTCGGCGACTTCCTGGCCAACAACGTGGACTGGGCCCTGTCGCGCGAGCGCTACTGGGGCACGCCCCTGCCCCTCTGGGTCCACCAGGAGACGGGCGAGGTGGAGTCCATCTCCTCGCTCCAGGAGCTGCGCGGCAAGCCCGGCAACAACCTGGCCGAGGTGGAGGCCGAGCTGAAGGCGTTCCTCGCCAAGAAGCCGGGCGCCACCGCCGTCGAGCACCTCATCGTCCACAAGCCGTGGATCGACAAGGTCACCTTCGAGAAGCCCGGCACCCCGGGCCGCTTCGTGCGCGTGCCCGAGGTGGTGGATGTGTGGTTCGACTCGGGCTGCATGCCCTTCGCGCAGTGGGGCTACCCGCACGCGCCGGGCTCGCGCGAGAAGTTCGCTCAGGCCTTCCCCGCGGACTTCATCTCCGAGGCCATCGACCAGACGCGTGGCTGGTTCTACTCGCTGCTGATGATCAGCACGCTCGTCTTCGATGAGGAGACGCAGAAGCGCGAGGGCATCACCCCCCGCCGCGAGTGGCCGATCCCGTACAAGAGCTGCATCGTGCTGGGGCACGTCTCCGACAAGGAGGGCAAGAAGGAGTCCAAGTCCAAGGGCAACTACACCCCGCCGGAGATCATCCTCGACGAGGTCCGCATGGACTTCGCCGTGCTGGATGACAAGGCGGCGGGCGTGCTGGGCGTGGCCGGCGAAGCGCTCATCGCCCGCGAGGACCTAGAGGGCCTGGACATCCAGGAGGGCGCGAAGGTGCAGGTCTTCCGCCCGGACAACCCGGGTACGGCGCTCACCCTCACGGTGAAGGCGCACAAGAAGCTCAAGCGGCGCGTGCTGCTGCTGGCCAAGAAGGACCTGGAGGCGCTGGGCGTGGCGCCCTCGGCCCGTGGCGCGGACGTGATGCCGGTGGAGGTGCCCCGGCTGGCGACCTCCGAGCGCGTGGTGCTCAAGGATCCGGCCAGCCGCGCGCCGGGCGCGGACGCGTTCCGCTGGTTCTTCTACGCGGCGAGCCCCACCTGGTCCAACACGCGCCACTCGCTGAGCAACGTGCGGCTCCTGCAGAAGGACTTCCAGGTCAAGCTGCGCAACGTCTACTCGTTCTTCACCATCTACGCGAACATCGACGGCTTCTCGCCGGCGCGGGGCAACCCGGACTCCTCCGAGGCGCCCTGGCGTGCCATCCGCAAGAGCGAGGGCTGGCGCGAGCCGAAGTCCCGCACGGTGCTGGACCGGTGGATCCTCTCCGAGGTGCAGCTCGCCCTGCGCGATGTGTCCCGCTCGCTGGACAGCTACCACGTCTACGAGGCGGCCCAGCGGATGGTGGCGCTCGTGGACGCGCTGTCCAACTGGTACCTGCGCCGCAGCCGTGACCGCTTCTGGGCGCCCGGCATGGAGCAGGACAAGCTCGACGCCTACTACACGCTGTACGAGGCGCTCACGACGATCGCCGCGATGTCGGCACCCTTCATCCCGTTCTTCGCTGATGAGATGTGGGGCAACCTGGTGCGCAAGCCTTGGCCCACGTCCCAGCCGGAGAGCGTCCACCTGGGCCGCTTCCCGGACGCGGAGACGGGGCTCATCGACGAGGGGCTCTCGGCGGAGATGGGCGCGGTGCGCGAGCTGGTGTCCCTGGGCCTCAAGGTCCGCACGGACAACCGGCTCAAGGTGCGCCAGCCGCTCTCCAGCGCGGACGTCATCCTCGCGCGCCGCGAGCTGCAGGAGCGCGTGGCCGTCTACAAGGACCTCATCAACGACGAGCTGAACGTCCACGAGGTGCGCTTCCTGGAGACGGGACAAGAGGCGGACGTGGTGCGCTACAAGGTCCGGCCCAACCTGCGCGCGATGGGCAGTCGGCTGGGGCCCAAGCTGGCCCCAGTGCGCAAGGCGTTCGACGCGGCGGATGGGCGCATCCTCCAGCGGGAGCTGGCGCTGAAGGGCATGGTGGCGCTGACCGTGGACGGGGAGCGGATGGTGTTCCCCGCCGAGGAGCTGGAGGTGCTCGTGGAGGCCAACCCCGGCTACGCGGCGGCGGGCGCGAGCGTGGGCGTGGTGGTGCTGCACACGGAGCTGACCGAGGCGCTGGTGGACGAGGGACTCGTGCGCGAGCTGCTCGCCCGCGTGCAGGCGGCGCGCAAGGACATGGCGCTGGGCTACACGGACCGCATCCGCCTGTGGGTGGACGGTGACGCGCGGGTGAAGAAGGTGACGCAAGAGGCCAAGGACCTCATCACCCGCGAGACGCTCACCTCGGAGCTGCACGTGGGCCCCGAGGGGCTCACGGGCAAGGAGGAGGAGTTCAGCCTCAACGGCCTGCCCGCGCGTCTGCGCGTGGAGCGGGCCTGA
- a CDS encoding peptidoglycan-binding domain-containing protein, which yields MSNTILPKLFQVGVTALAKSGGDPVQTVQNAVTQVRQAVDTFATTVSQRAQEGRLFSQFAWGPMGEPFARQLTGVNVGGPNQRLDPVGPEDSVAHGVEIVQRFLDRLGYLDADHQLMGTFNGDTEEAVRQFQRDNGLEPTGIVDDATVAAMQNPRPRPGYGMPTTNGRFDPNGAIALSQTLFQEAANVYGAQLGLATSAAVTQPDGSVRQSFENGTLVMGPQGGFRMLDREGNSLLSPQDYAATQARAGSHFINQLEGDPDRAVDGNQNCGYASANMALSYLGVPGWSVEGMTPAQSYESTLRLREMGQPGSDELDDSTPDGIEDALLKPEMQAAGVEVTVWENDYNGARQSDADRMALAFMNGENDNIAFVVAGNPNSGWGETEGMDAHYASPKGVFDGGHFVSVVGYNADTDTFLVLDPMATGPIEVPRNDMATYMENQLVVSGEVLQITYNPSATQAQP from the coding sequence GTGTCGAACACCATCCTCCCGAAGCTGTTCCAGGTGGGGGTCACCGCCCTGGCGAAGAGCGGCGGGGACCCGGTCCAGACGGTGCAGAACGCGGTGACCCAGGTGCGCCAGGCGGTGGACACCTTCGCCACCACGGTGTCGCAGCGGGCGCAGGAGGGGCGGCTGTTCTCCCAGTTCGCCTGGGGGCCGATGGGTGAGCCGTTTGCCCGGCAGCTGACGGGGGTGAACGTCGGAGGACCGAACCAGCGGTTGGATCCGGTGGGGCCGGAGGACAGCGTCGCCCACGGGGTCGAGATCGTTCAGCGGTTCCTGGACCGACTGGGCTACCTGGACGCGGACCACCAGCTGATGGGCACCTTCAACGGAGACACGGAGGAGGCCGTCCGACAGTTCCAGCGGGACAACGGCCTGGAGCCCACGGGCATCGTGGATGACGCCACGGTGGCGGCCATGCAGAACCCGAGGCCGCGCCCGGGCTACGGCATGCCGACCACCAACGGCCGGTTCGATCCGAACGGGGCCATCGCCCTGTCTCAGACGCTCTTCCAGGAGGCGGCCAACGTCTATGGCGCGCAACTGGGGTTGGCTACCTCGGCCGCCGTCACCCAGCCGGACGGTTCCGTGAGGCAGTCGTTCGAGAACGGCACCCTGGTCATGGGACCCCAAGGCGGCTTCCGCATGCTGGACCGGGAGGGAAACAGCCTGCTCTCGCCGCAGGATTATGCGGCGACACAGGCACGGGCGGGCAGCCACTTCATCAACCAGCTCGAGGGAGACCCGGACCGCGCCGTGGATGGCAACCAGAACTGCGGCTACGCCTCCGCCAACATGGCCTTGAGCTACCTGGGAGTGCCGGGCTGGAGCGTGGAGGGCATGACGCCGGCGCAGAGCTACGAGTCCACCCTGCGGCTGCGGGAGATGGGGCAGCCCGGCAGCGATGAGCTCGACGACTCGACTCCCGACGGTATCGAGGATGCCCTCCTCAAGCCCGAGATGCAGGCGGCGGGAGTCGAGGTCACGGTCTGGGAAAATGATTACAACGGCGCGCGCCAGTCCGATGCGGATCGCATGGCGCTGGCCTTCATGAACGGAGAGAACGACAACATCGCCTTCGTGGTGGCGGGCAACCCCAACTCAGGGTGGGGTGAGACGGAGGGCATGGACGCGCACTACGCCTCCCCCAAGGGGGTGTTTGACGGAGGCCACTTCGTCTCGGTGGTGGGCTACAACGCGGACACCGACACCTTCCTGGTGCTCGACCCCATGGCCACGGGGCCCATTGAGGTGCCCCGGAACGACATGGCCACGTACATGGAGAACCAGCTTGTCGTTTCGGGCGAGGTGCTGCAGATCACCTACAACCCGTCCGCGACTCAGGCCCAGCCGTAA